CGCGCCCATGCCCACCAGCTTTGCCGCCTGGGCAAATGACAGGCTCGACGGGTCGCGCTGTTCGATCTGCGCCAACTTGTCCGGCAATGGCCCGAGGATCGCGCGCAGTTCATGCACCTCGTCCCCGACCTTCACCGCACTCTGCTGGAAGTGATCCACGCGCTTGACCAGGTCGAGGATGCGCCGGTCACGCACGGCATCACGCTCAGCCTGTTGCTGGGCCAATTCCCGTT
The sequence above is a segment of the Pseudomonas sp. R76 genome. Coding sequences within it:
- a CDS encoding DUF2802 domain-containing protein → MFLEAAVIVLALLWAGTVAFLLRYMRQQRELAQQQAERDAVRDRRILDLVKRVDHFQQSAVKVGDEVHELRAILGPLPDKLAQIEQRDPSSLSFAQAAKLVGMGATVDELTQSCGLTQAEAQLMSKLHKS